A DNA window from Malus domestica chromosome 12, GDT2T_hap1 contains the following coding sequences:
- the LOC103449908 gene encoding histone-lysine N-methyltransferase, H3 lysine-9 specific SUVH1-like: MEQSLGQESVPGFGSFDKSKVLDVRPLRRLVPLFPSASNNSSFSTPQGAAPFVCVSPAGPFPPEVAPFFPFFISPESQRPLEQNLQTPISNAVPINSYRTPPSAEANGDTRTARRLNRSRGQPQSQSGNAEEDGLDGENTRKAGRPRSKFRSQKRTRGGQDINVALPDVDIDAIIDNVLATFTNTFQQTDGDRESVGYALTSYDLVRRRITQVEEMKERIPGAPRTGRPDLRAGTLFMNKGIRTNAKRRIGAVPGVEVGDIYFFRMELCLIGLHAPTMGGIDYLGVKNSTEEEPLALSIVSSGGYEDSVEDSNVLIYSGQGGNASNDFRRGKELKDQKLERGNLALEKSLHRGNDVRVIRGLKDVSNPTGKVYVYDGLYKIHESWVDKGNSGCNVFKYKLVRLPGQPEAFTIWKSIEQWKEETTTTRVGLILPDLTSGAENLPVSLVNDVDGEKGPAHFTYVSSLQYSKPVNLTEPTDGCLCIGGCLPGNSNCSCIKKNGDFLPYTASGLLVNQKSLLHECGPSCQCPPNCRNRVSQSGLKVRLEVFKTKDKGWGLRSLDPIRAGSFLCEYAGQVLNISGVEEMGSDYEDDYIFDATHTCQPLGVLPGDSKETSKAPFPLIISANTAGNVARFMNHSCSPNILWQPVLRETKNEADLHIAFYAVGHIPPMTELTYDYGVVPQEKAYHRKKVCLCGSIKCRSFFY; this comes from the coding sequence ATGGAACAAAGTTTAGGTCAAGAGTCCGTTCCTGGTTTTGGATCATTTGACAAGTCTAAGGTTTTAGATGTAAGGCCTTTGAGGCGTCTTGTTCCATTGTTCCCGTCAGCTTCTAATAATTCTTCATTTTCAACTCCACAAGGTGCTGCTCCTTTTGTTTGTGTTTCTCCTGCTGGCCCTTTCCCACCTGAGGTTGCCCCGTTTTTTCCCTTCTTCATTTCTCCGGAGTCGCAAAGGCCACTAGAACAAAATCTGCAAACACCAATATCAAATGCAGTCCCAATTAATTCATATAGGACGCCTCCATCCGCAGAAGCTAATGGAGATACTAGGACCGCAAGAAGGCTTAATCGAAGTCGTGGTCAGCCACAATCCCAAAGTGGGAATGCAGAGGAAGATGGTTTGGATGGAGAAAATACAAGGAAGGCGGGGAGGCCAAGGAGTAAGTTCCGGTCTCAGAAGAGGACAAGGGGTGGCCAGGACATTAATGTTGCTTTGCCTGATGTTGACATTGATGCAATAATTGATAATGTTCTTGCAACATTTACCAATACATTCCAACAAACAGATGGTGACAGGGAATCGGTTGGATATGCACTCACGTCTTATGACTTGGTGCGAAGAAGGATTACACAAGTTGAAGAGATGAAGGAAAGAATACCAGGAGCCCCAAGAACAGGACGCCCCGATCTAAGGGCAGGAACACTCTTCATGAATAAGGGAATTAGGACAAATGCCAAGAGGAGGATTGGTGCAGTGCCTGGTGTTGAAGTCGGGGATATCTACTTTTTCCGAATGGAATTGTGCTTGATTGGGTTACATGCTCCAACGATGGGTGGAATTGATTACCTGGGAGTCAAGAACAGTACAGAGGAAGAGCCTTTAGCATTGAGCATTGTTTCTTCTGGAGGATATGAGGATTCTGTGGAGGATTCGAATGTGTTGATATACAGTGGCCAAGGTGGTAATGCTAGCAATGATTTCAGGAGGGGTAAGGAACTGAAGGATCAGAAGCTTGAAAGGGGTAATCTCGCTTTGGAGAAAAGCTTGCACCGGGGTAATGATGTCAGAGTAATTCGAGGTTTAAAGGATGTATCTAATCCAACTGGGAAGGTATATGTCTATGATGGTCTATATAAAATTCACGAATCATGGGTGGACAAAGGGAACAGTGGTTGCAATGTATTTAAGTATAAATTGGTAAGGTTACCTGGCCAGCCTGAAGCATTTACCATTTGGAAATCAATTGAACAGTGGAAAGAAGAAACTACTACTACAAGAGTTGGACTTATATTGCCTGACCTTACTTCAGGAGCTGAAAATTTACCTGTTTCTCTGGTAAATGATGTTGATGGCGAGAAAGGCCCTGCACACTTCACATATGTTTCTAGCCTGCAGTATTCTAAACCGGTGAATCTTACAGAACCTACTGATGGATGTCTCTGTATTGGTGGGTGTCTCCCTGGTAACTCCAATTGCTCATGCATTAAGAAAAATGGAGATTTTCTCCCGTATACTGCAAGTGGGCTTCTTGTGAACCAAAAATCCTTACTTCATGAATGTGGTCCATCCTGTCAGTGCCCTCCTAATTGTCGGAATCGAGTGTCTCAAAGTGGCCTGAAAGTTCGTCTGGAGGTGTTTAAAACTAAGGATAAAGGTTGGGGTCTACGGTCACTGGATCCCATCCGCGCTGGTTCTTTCTTATGTGAATATGCAGGACAAGTTCTTAATATTTCTGGGGTAGAAGAAATGGGGAGTGATTATGAAGACGATTACATTTTCGATGCTACTCATACCTGTCAACCACTCGGAGTTTTGCCTGGTGATTCTAAGGAGACTTCAAAGGCCCCATTTCCTCTTATTATAAGTGCAAATACTGCTGGAAATGTTGCTCGTTTTATGAATCATAGCTGTTCTCCAAACATACTTTGGCAGCCAGTTTTACGAGAAACTAAAAATGAGGCTGACCTCCATATTGCGTTTTATGCGGTTGGACACATTCCTCCTATGACGGAGTTGACATATGATTATGGGGTGGTCCCTCAAGAGAAAGCATACCATAGGAAGAAAGTGTGCCTTTGCGGGTCAATAAAGTGCAGAAGCTTCTTTTACTAA